The following coding sequences are from one Leptolyngbya sp. NIES-3755 window:
- a CDS encoding hypothetical protein (similar to AA sequence:cyanobase_aa:Cyan7425_4405) — protein MAQNPFDQLSKQYLEEFLAPLGTVQRQYEIPGESKFVDVWFVPNPERVQSGDLGLLGRMVQKPCLLEPYRNVPARTDIRVAVMKLVWIQEDERRKSQQDAVSEDELPMLWILAATTSRPLLEEAGCVTKTDWMPGVYFVPSIFKTAIVAIDQLPETEETLWLRILGRDATQERAIREVLALPPGHPRRNGILRLLSSWKVRIDLSEIRDFSEREAVMALSEAFLEWERQHEELVEQRVKQGIALKLLAQGLPIEVIAQTTELSIEDLQRLQAQSNS, from the coding sequence ATGGCTCAAAACCCTTTTGATCAACTCTCCAAGCAATATCTAGAAGAGTTTCTAGCTCCACTCGGAACCGTTCAGCGACAATACGAAATTCCAGGCGAATCGAAGTTTGTGGACGTTTGGTTTGTGCCTAATCCTGAGAGGGTGCAATCAGGCGATTTGGGACTGTTGGGACGAATGGTTCAAAAACCCTGCTTGCTCGAACCTTATCGCAATGTGCCCGCTCGTACTGACATTCGAGTTGCGGTGATGAAATTGGTATGGATTCAGGAAGATGAACGGCGTAAATCACAGCAAGATGCAGTTTCTGAAGATGAGTTGCCGATGCTCTGGATTTTAGCGGCAACCACTTCTCGACCTTTGCTGGAAGAAGCGGGTTGTGTCACTAAAACAGATTGGATGCCTGGAGTTTATTTTGTTCCATCAATCTTCAAAACCGCGATTGTGGCGATCGATCAACTTCCCGAAACAGAAGAAACGTTATGGTTAAGAATTTTAGGGCGGGATGCAACCCAGGAAAGGGCAATTCGAGAGGTTTTGGCGTTACCTCCAGGTCATCCACGACGCAATGGGATTTTAAGATTGTTATCCAGTTGGAAAGTTAGAATTGACTTAAGTGAAATTCGGGATTTTAGCGAACGGGAGGCGGTTATGGCATTGTCCGAAGCTTTCTTAGAATGGGAACGGCAGCACGAGGAACTTGTTGAGCAGAGGGTTAAGCAAGGAATTGCGCTTAAACTTTTAGCTCAGGGATTGCCGATCGAAGTCATCGCGCAAACAACAGAGTTATCGATCGAAGATCTTCAACGCCTGCAAGCCCAATCTAACTCCTGA
- a CDS encoding glyceraldehyde-3-phosphate dehydrogenase type I (similar to AA sequence:cyanobase_aa:LBDG_01060), protein MVRVAINGFGRIGRNFLRCWAEREKTGLDLVAINDTSDPRTNAHLIKYDSMLGRFGGEVSADENTITVNGKTIKCTSDRNPENLPWGAWDIDLIIESTGVFISKEGATKHLNAGAKKVLITAPGKNEDGTFVVGVNHQDYDHHKHHIISNASCTTNCLAPIAKVIHENFGIIKGTMTTTHSYTGDQRILDASHRDLRRARAAAINIVPTSTGAAKAVALVLPELAGKLNGIALRVPTPNVSVVDLVVNVEKSTIADQVNAVLKEASENSLKGILKYCDLPLVSSDHAGTDESSIIDAALTMVMGGDMVKVVAWYDNEWGYSQRVVDLAEVVAAKWES, encoded by the coding sequence GTGGTTAGAGTAGCGATCAACGGCTTTGGACGCATTGGACGCAACTTTTTGCGGTGCTGGGCAGAGCGGGAAAAGACGGGACTAGACTTGGTTGCGATTAACGATACGTCTGATCCCAGAACGAACGCTCACTTGATCAAGTACGACTCGATGTTGGGTAGGTTTGGCGGCGAAGTGAGCGCGGATGAAAACACGATCACGGTGAACGGTAAAACGATCAAATGCACCTCCGATCGCAATCCCGAAAATCTGCCTTGGGGCGCTTGGGATATCGATCTGATCATCGAATCGACGGGTGTGTTCATCTCGAAAGAGGGAGCGACCAAGCATTTGAACGCGGGTGCAAAGAAAGTTCTGATCACTGCGCCTGGTAAGAACGAGGATGGCACGTTTGTGGTCGGTGTGAACCACCAGGATTACGACCATCACAAGCACCACATTATTAGTAATGCAAGCTGTACGACGAATTGCTTGGCTCCGATCGCGAAAGTGATCCACGAGAATTTTGGCATCATCAAAGGCACGATGACGACGACCCACAGCTACACCGGGGATCAGCGGATTCTCGATGCCAGCCACCGGGATTTGCGTCGCGCACGTGCGGCAGCGATCAATATCGTTCCGACTTCGACGGGTGCTGCGAAAGCGGTCGCGCTCGTTCTTCCTGAGTTGGCAGGGAAGCTGAACGGGATTGCGTTGCGCGTTCCGACTCCGAACGTTTCAGTGGTGGATCTCGTGGTCAACGTGGAGAAAAGCACGATCGCGGATCAAGTGAATGCGGTGCTGAAAGAGGCTTCAGAGAACTCGCTCAAAGGCATCCTGAAATACTGCGATTTGCCTTTGGTGTCGAGCGATCACGCTGGAACCGATGAGTCTTCGATCATTGATGCGGCTCTCACGATGGTGATGGGCGGCGATATGGTGAAAGTGGTCGCTTGGTATGACAACGAGTGGGGCTATTCTCAGCGGGTCGTTGATCTCGCTGAAGTCGTCGCTGCGAAGTGGGAAAGCTAA
- a CDS encoding hypothetical protein (similar to AA sequence:cyanobase_aa:LBDG_27000), which produces MSDSALGDRYSDLIEQIIQMTLKGNIRSKEQVYQMLAQEIEPDSGEIFEVKFRDRYMKTESQANDKTDELKQAKAMRAMRALKTLDGEWNRWQSENRNRSAIATSVRRLNQADKSDRLLILLELSDPNQPDSLNADQLKQVALTLRQQPISDPETQQELAQLSDGIVRGFQSWDILQPHLVSWIYDPEQLGFENTSRGLNPWEVWAKQPLGTRLRSFFAVLDRNDPVRYWAQDQTDLTVTDWVEFAIVIQTLQRGLVSWAENQSYSSKAGRNLCVSLFLTFALIWSELANGFAQSSSLNSINRSRFSDASFRVTLQILRIFAQRDYFPLYGTIYTPFSGGHFREAMNYLSEPLKQAEGTQEKARILTLIGAAQRVFGAFDLAKEIHDIAKDIAQEAGDFRCEIANLNHLSRISINQKQYAEAISTSQRALILSRQRGDRMGEANALANLGYAEVFQAQLLESDPDAYELAIGYLEQGLALSVKLKDLQSQALCALSLGSAYVTLNDIDQALKYLEQASYAAADAGDRYLHALCLVNFGEAFYQEKDYGKVVYASTIAMYKLEQMGTTDWRSPAGLLTILRGQLGERFDQIMEEQRSRLIVEIGVDGFDYLTELLDRYRQG; this is translated from the coding sequence ATGTCTGATTCTGCATTGGGCGATCGCTATTCCGATTTGATCGAACAAATTATCCAAATGACGCTAAAAGGCAATATTCGATCGAAAGAACAGGTCTATCAAATGTTGGCGCAGGAGATTGAACCGGATAGTGGCGAAATTTTTGAAGTGAAGTTTCGCGATCGCTACATGAAAACGGAAAGTCAGGCAAATGATAAAACTGATGAGCTAAAACAAGCGAAAGCAATGCGGGCAATGCGGGCACTTAAAACTCTCGATGGAGAATGGAACCGCTGGCAATCTGAAAACCGAAACAGAAGCGCGATCGCCACTTCAGTTCGCCGCTTAAATCAGGCAGATAAAAGCGATCGATTACTCATTCTTCTCGAACTGAGCGATCCGAATCAACCCGATAGTTTAAATGCTGACCAACTCAAACAAGTTGCACTCACACTCAGACAACAACCGATTTCTGATCCGGAAACTCAGCAAGAACTTGCACAATTGAGCGATGGAATTGTCCGGGGGTTTCAATCTTGGGACATCTTACAGCCGCATTTAGTCAGTTGGATTTATGATCCAGAACAACTCGGATTTGAAAATACATCACGAGGCTTGAACCCTTGGGAAGTGTGGGCAAAACAACCGCTTGGAACCCGACTACGATCCTTTTTCGCAGTGCTCGATCGCAATGATCCAGTCCGATATTGGGCGCAAGATCAAACCGATTTGACCGTTACGGATTGGGTAGAATTCGCGATCGTCATTCAAACTCTACAACGCGGTTTAGTCAGTTGGGCTGAAAATCAAAGCTACAGTTCCAAAGCGGGACGAAACTTGTGTGTCTCGCTGTTTCTAACGTTTGCACTAATTTGGTCAGAGTTAGCGAATGGATTTGCCCAGTCTTCGTCTTTGAATTCGATCAATCGATCGCGTTTTTCTGATGCGTCTTTCCGGGTCACTCTGCAAATTCTCCGAATCTTTGCTCAACGAGACTATTTCCCCTTATATGGAACTATCTATACTCCTTTCTCAGGTGGGCATTTCCGAGAAGCAATGAACTATCTGAGCGAACCGCTAAAACAAGCGGAAGGCACTCAGGAGAAAGCTCGGATTCTAACTTTGATTGGGGCTGCACAGCGAGTCTTTGGAGCATTTGACCTTGCAAAAGAGATTCACGATATTGCAAAAGACATTGCTCAAGAAGCAGGCGATTTCAGATGCGAGATTGCTAACTTGAATCATCTCAGCCGCATTAGCATCAATCAGAAACAATATGCAGAAGCAATTAGTACCAGCCAACGCGCTTTAATCCTGAGTCGGCAGAGGGGCGATCGTATGGGTGAAGCCAACGCACTCGCGAATCTTGGCTATGCGGAAGTGTTCCAAGCTCAGCTCCTTGAATCTGATCCCGATGCGTATGAATTAGCGATCGGGTATCTAGAACAAGGTTTAGCACTCTCAGTGAAGCTGAAAGATCTACAAAGTCAAGCGCTCTGTGCTCTGAGTTTAGGAAGTGCTTATGTGACTTTGAATGATATTGATCAAGCGTTGAAATATTTAGAGCAAGCGAGTTATGCGGCGGCGGATGCGGGCGATCGCTATCTTCACGCTCTATGCTTAGTCAACTTTGGAGAAGCATTCTACCAAGAGAAAGACTACGGAAAAGTCGTGTACGCATCGACGATCGCAATGTACAAACTCGAACAGATGGGGACGACCGATTGGCGCTCTCCAGCAGGGTTATTGACGATTCTGCGGGGACAACTTGGAGAGCGGTTTGACCAAATCATGGAAGAACAGCGATCGCGCTTAATTGTCGAAATTGGAGTGGATGGCTTTGATTATCTGACGGAATTGCTCGATCGATACCGCCAAGGATAG
- a CDS encoding hypothetical protein (similar to AA sequence:cyanobase_aa:LBDG_01090): MSQGQGFGFGLGKMRELTDAIKKAQQVQEGAKRLQEELEQMQIVGESGGGLVKVTMSGNQEPLKVEISPDALKEDAETLSDLVLAATRSAYETSTATMREKMEDLTGGLNLPGLG, translated from the coding sequence ATGTCACAAGGACAGGGATTTGGCTTCGGTCTTGGCAAAATGCGCGAATTGACCGACGCAATTAAGAAAGCGCAGCAGGTTCAAGAAGGCGCAAAACGGCTTCAAGAAGAACTCGAACAGATGCAGATCGTAGGCGAATCCGGCGGCGGTCTGGTGAAAGTAACGATGAGTGGAAATCAAGAGCCGTTAAAGGTCGAGATTTCGCCAGATGCACTAAAGGAAGATGCAGAAACGCTGTCTGATTTGGTTTTGGCTGCGACTCGCAGTGCTTACGAGACTTCAACCGCAACGATGCGCGAGAAGATGGAAGACCTCACCGGTGGATTGAATTTGCCTGGTTTGGGTTAA
- a CDS encoding hypothetical protein (similar to AA sequence:cyanobase_aa:Synpcc7942_1212), producing MPEISRFFGMIITMYYNDHPPPHFHVRYGEQKAIVAIGSLSILEGKLSSKAFDLVREWASQHQTELLQNWELARENAVLEKIEPLE from the coding sequence ATGCCCGAAATTAGTCGATTCTTCGGCATGATCATCACGATGTATTACAACGATCATCCGCCGCCACATTTTCATGTGCGCTATGGTGAGCAAAAGGCAATCGTTGCGATCGGGAGCTTATCTATACTGGAAGGTAAGCTGTCATCTAAGGCGTTTGATCTGGTTAGAGAATGGGCATCTCAGCATCAAACGGAATTGCTGCAAAACTGGGAGCTTGCAAGAGAAAACGCGGTCTTGGAGAAAATTGAACCTCTGGAGTAG
- a CDS encoding molybdopterin-guanine dinucleotide biosynthesis protein A like protein (similar to AA sequence:cyanobase_aa:MAE56110), translating to MLKDIVAVKPLEQYQLCLRFEDGVEGIVDISKLVSFTGIFTPLQDLNYFATVAVNSEIGTIVWSCGADLDPDVLYAIVSNQPIPAYESSTIATK from the coding sequence ATGCTGAAGGATATCGTTGCCGTTAAACCTTTAGAACAGTATCAGCTTTGCCTACGATTTGAAGATGGCGTTGAAGGAATTGTTGATATTAGTAAGCTTGTTTCCTTCACTGGTATTTTTACGCCTCTTCAGGATTTGAACTATTTCGCGACTGTTGCGGTGAATTCGGAGATTGGAACGATCGTTTGGTCGTGTGGTGCGGATCTTGATCCAGATGTGCTTTATGCGATCGTATCTAATCAACCGATTCCAGCGTATGAGAGTTCTACGATCGCGACAAAGTGA
- a CDS encoding nitrate transport protein (similar to AA sequence:cyanobase_aa:Cyan7425_4572), whose amino-acid sequence MPKNPDRILLTRQISRRKFLLTAGATSVASILLKSCTGNPPQTSTSTASPAAVNVSTGISPETPKIRLGFLGITDMAPFAIAKEKGFFAKHGMGEVELIKQPGWAQTRDNLEIGSAGGGIDGAHYVNPYPETFSEGIGTKNNIKLPMYTLMRLNTHGNAITVARKYQDLALGKDSSPLMSGFERTKASGKKAQMAFAARQTNQDLWARYWLAAGGIDPDELLDTQVIPTPQIVAKLKTGDMDLFAGGEPSSKRALKDGVGYTAVLVSEMWKNHAEKVLTVRADWVDKHPKAAQAVVMALIEAQQWGDKPENKAELAQILAKREYVGVEPDLMIDRLKGNFEFGSGRKFDNPDLALKFWFGDNVSFSYPYQSLDRWFLLENIRWGYLPDTFDIDRVVKAVNRQDIWREAAKALNVASAEIPQGTSRGVETFFDGIKYDPDQPSEYFKSLKIKRV is encoded by the coding sequence ATGCCAAAGAACCCCGATCGCATTCTGCTGACTCGGCAGATTTCTCGACGAAAATTTTTGCTGACTGCTGGAGCGACTTCTGTTGCAAGCATTCTGCTCAAAAGCTGTACTGGAAATCCTCCACAAACATCTACTTCTACTGCTTCGCCTGCTGCGGTGAATGTCAGTACCGGAATCAGTCCTGAAACTCCGAAAATTCGGCTCGGATTTCTTGGGATTACTGACATGGCTCCATTCGCGATCGCGAAAGAGAAAGGCTTCTTCGCAAAACACGGTATGGGCGAGGTTGAACTGATCAAACAACCGGGTTGGGCACAAACTCGCGACAACTTAGAGATCGGTTCAGCAGGGGGTGGGATTGATGGAGCGCACTATGTTAATCCTTATCCTGAAACCTTCAGTGAAGGCATTGGTACAAAGAACAACATCAAGCTCCCGATGTATACCTTGATGCGATTGAACACACATGGGAATGCGATTACGGTCGCTAGAAAGTACCAAGATCTAGCTCTTGGAAAAGATAGCTCCCCGCTCATGAGTGGATTCGAGCGCACGAAAGCCAGCGGGAAGAAAGCACAGATGGCATTTGCCGCTAGACAGACCAATCAAGATCTCTGGGCGCGTTACTGGCTTGCAGCGGGTGGAATCGACCCGGATGAACTGTTAGATACGCAAGTGATTCCGACACCCCAGATTGTTGCCAAGCTGAAAACGGGTGACATGGATTTATTTGCAGGCGGTGAGCCTTCCTCGAAACGGGCACTCAAAGATGGAGTGGGCTATACTGCGGTTCTCGTTTCAGAAATGTGGAAAAACCATGCTGAGAAAGTTCTCACTGTTCGGGCAGATTGGGTGGATAAGCATCCGAAAGCCGCGCAAGCTGTAGTAATGGCATTGATCGAAGCTCAGCAATGGGGTGATAAACCAGAGAACAAGGCTGAATTGGCGCAAATTTTGGCAAAACGGGAATATGTGGGCGTGGAACCGGATTTGATGATCGATCGATTAAAAGGTAACTTCGAGTTCGGCAGCGGACGTAAGTTCGATAATCCTGACTTAGCGTTGAAGTTCTGGTTCGGTGATAACGTATCTTTCTCGTATCCCTATCAGAGTTTGGATCGCTGGTTCTTGTTGGAGAACATTCGCTGGGGTTATTTGCCGGATACCTTTGATATCGATCGAGTGGTCAAAGCAGTGAATCGTCAGGACATCTGGCGTGAAGCGGCAAAAGCGTTGAACGTGGCGAGTGCTGAGATCCCCCAAGGGACTTCACGCGGTGTAGAAACCTTCTTTGACGGAATTAAGTACGATCCAGATCAACCTTCTGAGTACTTCAAGAGCTTGAAAATTAAGCGAGTATAA
- a CDS encoding UDP-N-acetylmuramate dehydrogenase (similar to AA sequence:cyanobase_aa:LBDG_01080), with amino-acid sequence MTLSIDSRTVRSPGSDFSRSIPSASIKQPIRSKILTIPIAGSDAVLKANVPLASLTSFRVGGPAEWYAAPKTLEELQASLEWAQSQGVPVTMLGAGSNLLVSDAGLPGLVISTRHLRLTQFDDATGQVTVGAGEPLPRLAWKLADRGWQGFEWAVGIPGTVGGAVVMNAGAHHSSISEILVNATVLLPDGTTQILMPKDLHYQYRTSVLQGSSRYVTYATFQLKPGADPTAVNSVTANHKQQRQNSQPYHLPSCGSVFRNPEAYKAGWLIEQVGLKGHQIGGAQVAQRHANFILNCGGATASDIFELIHHVQQRVHQEWSLLLEPEVKMLGEF; translated from the coding sequence ATGACACTCTCTATTGATTCCCGGACTGTTCGTTCACCTGGCTCTGATTTTTCCCGATCGATTCCTTCCGCTTCGATCAAGCAACCGATTCGGTCTAAGATACTCACGATTCCGATCGCTGGTTCTGACGCTGTGTTGAAAGCTAATGTTCCCCTCGCTTCTTTGACTTCGTTTCGAGTTGGAGGTCCCGCTGAATGGTACGCGGCTCCTAAAACGCTCGAAGAATTGCAGGCGAGTTTGGAATGGGCACAGTCGCAAGGCGTTCCTGTGACGATGTTGGGCGCTGGCTCGAATTTGCTCGTTAGCGATGCGGGATTACCAGGACTTGTGATTTCAACGCGACATTTAAGATTAACTCAATTTGATGATGCCACGGGTCAAGTAACGGTCGGTGCAGGAGAACCGTTACCGAGACTTGCCTGGAAACTTGCCGATCGAGGTTGGCAGGGATTTGAGTGGGCGGTTGGCATTCCTGGCACAGTAGGCGGTGCAGTTGTGATGAATGCAGGAGCGCACCACAGCAGCATTTCAGAAATTTTAGTGAATGCAACTGTTTTACTTCCTGATGGAACGACGCAGATTCTCATGCCTAAAGATTTGCATTATCAATATCGCACCTCGGTGTTACAAGGCAGTTCGCGCTATGTGACATACGCCACGTTCCAACTCAAACCGGGTGCTGATCCAACGGCTGTGAATTCGGTGACTGCGAATCACAAACAACAGAGACAGAACTCTCAACCATATCATTTACCGAGTTGTGGCAGTGTGTTCCGCAATCCAGAAGCGTACAAGGCAGGCTGGCTGATTGAGCAGGTGGGCTTAAAAGGGCATCAAATTGGGGGTGCTCAAGTGGCTCAGCGTCATGCGAATTTTATTCTAAACTGTGGTGGTGCGACTGCATCGGACATTTTTGAACTGATTCACCATGTGCAGCAGCGTGTTCACCAGGAATGGTCATTGCTGTTAGAACCTGAAGTGAAGATGCTGGGCGAATTTTAG
- a CDS encoding hypothetical protein (hypothetical protein N9414_01315;~similar to AA sequence:cyanobase_aa:LBDG_11820) has protein sequence MANVDQANIDTTIGLLQEGVTAIPVEQAMEIIEAWEQQLRGLAIADDLKELKDALRKGKSAEAIANLLMSLGGDTSGELNIETSSDVADKIQHLSRLLTEASTEMRSLA, from the coding sequence ATGGCAAACGTTGATCAAGCAAATATTGATACTACGATCGGGCTATTACAAGAAGGAGTCACTGCGATTCCGGTTGAACAAGCAATGGAAATTATCGAAGCTTGGGAGCAGCAACTTCGAGGACTCGCGATCGCAGATGATTTGAAAGAATTGAAAGATGCTCTGCGGAAAGGGAAAAGTGCAGAAGCGATCGCCAATTTGCTCATGAGTTTGGGAGGCGATACGTCAGGTGAATTGAACATTGAAACTTCTAGTGATGTTGCAGATAAGATTCAACATCTGTCTAGATTGCTGACTGAAGCCAGTACGGAGATGCGAAGCCTAGCGTAA
- a CDS encoding ABC transporter-like protein (similar to AA sequence:cyanobase_aa:LBDG_38190) → MQTSAVLSASGLVKSFGGIKAVNAASIEVAPGSITGLIGPNGAGKTTLFNLLSNFIHPDQGKVLFDGESIESLQPHEIAQRGMIRTFQVARVLSRLSVMDNMLLAAQKQTGENFLNTWLFSKRIRQEERENRDRAIEILQSVGLAAKANDYAGALSGGQRKLLEIARALMTRPKLVLLDEPAAGVNPTLINQICEYIQYWNAQGLTFLIIEHNMDVIMSLCDRVWVLAEGTNLADGSPAEIQSNPKVLEAYLGQ, encoded by the coding sequence ATGCAGACTTCAGCAGTGCTCTCAGCAAGTGGACTCGTCAAAAGTTTTGGCGGCATCAAAGCGGTGAATGCAGCCTCGATCGAGGTCGCCCCCGGTAGTATCACAGGCTTAATCGGTCCCAATGGAGCCGGAAAAACTACGTTATTCAACTTACTTTCCAACTTCATCCATCCCGATCAAGGCAAAGTCTTATTCGATGGTGAATCGATCGAGTCCCTTCAACCACACGAAATCGCTCAGCGCGGCATGATCCGAACCTTCCAAGTTGCGCGAGTTCTTTCCCGCCTGTCTGTGATGGACAATATGCTGTTAGCCGCTCAGAAGCAAACCGGAGAAAACTTCTTAAACACGTGGCTATTCTCGAAACGGATTCGACAAGAAGAACGAGAAAACCGCGATCGAGCGATCGAAATTCTTCAATCCGTCGGTCTTGCCGCTAAAGCCAACGATTACGCAGGTGCGCTTTCGGGTGGACAACGCAAACTCTTAGAAATCGCTCGTGCTTTAATGACTCGCCCAAAACTGGTGTTACTCGATGAACCTGCGGCAGGCGTGAATCCAACTTTAATTAATCAAATCTGTGAATACATCCAATATTGGAACGCTCAAGGACTCACCTTTCTGATTATTGAACACAATATGGATGTGATTATGTCGTTATGCGATCGCGTCTGGGTACTAGCCGAAGGCACAAATCTCGCAGATGGCAGTCCCGCTGAAATTCAATCTAATCCAAAAGTGCTTGAAGCTTATTTGGGTCAGTAG
- a CDS encoding UDP-N-acetylmuramate--L-alanine ligase (similar to AA sequence:cyanobase_aa:LBDG_01070), which translates to MLSSVDFSGRPFHFIGIGGIGMSALAYVLLDRELPVSGSDLRASHITERLQSLGAKVFIGQDASNLEHYKPLPALSQEIAVGSVATLVPPATHTALLPQVVCSTAINPANPEYRAALELGCPIFHRSDILAALIQEYKSIAVAGTHGKTTTSSLISYMLYGANLDPTVIVGGEVKAWQGNARIGHGEYLVAEADESDGSLVKFAPYIGIITNAELDHPDHYSDLDQVVETFQTFANRCKITIGSIDCETVRDRIQPTITYSLNPETNADYTVDQIQYGGDGTIARVWERGQVLGQIKLGILGQHNLSNALAAIAVGRLLGLEFDSIAKAIVPFEGARRRFEHRGDYNNMLFIDDYAHHPSELKVTLAAARLQAGKTNPSRRVVAIFQPHRYSRTQTFLTEFAESFSDADVVILSDIYSAGEPNPGDISGQTLANLVAKQHSSVHYQPSLPAMGDFLSKLLTPGDLVIFLGAGNLNQIIPDVMAYQQSLEKAAS; encoded by the coding sequence ATGCTGAGTTCAGTTGACTTCAGCGGCAGACCGTTTCATTTCATCGGCATCGGTGGAATTGGAATGTCAGCCCTAGCCTATGTGTTATTAGACCGTGAGCTGCCTGTATCGGGTTCGGATTTGAGAGCAAGTCACATCACGGAACGGTTGCAGAGTTTGGGTGCAAAGGTTTTTATCGGGCAGGATGCCTCGAATTTAGAGCATTACAAACCGCTTCCTGCTTTGTCTCAGGAGATTGCAGTGGGTTCGGTTGCGACTCTCGTTCCTCCCGCTACGCATACGGCGCTGTTGCCGCAAGTCGTTTGTTCCACCGCCATCAATCCCGCGAATCCCGAATATCGAGCCGCTTTGGAATTAGGCTGTCCGATCTTTCATCGATCGGATATTCTCGCCGCACTGATTCAGGAATATAAAAGTATCGCCGTTGCTGGAACCCATGGAAAGACGACGACCAGCAGCTTGATCAGCTATATGCTGTATGGCGCGAACCTTGATCCGACGGTGATCGTCGGTGGAGAAGTCAAAGCTTGGCAAGGAAATGCCCGAATTGGTCACGGTGAATACCTGGTTGCAGAAGCCGACGAATCGGATGGATCGCTCGTAAAATTTGCACCTTACATTGGGATTATTACAAACGCAGAGTTGGATCATCCCGATCATTACAGCGATTTAGATCAAGTTGTTGAAACGTTCCAAACCTTTGCAAATCGATGCAAAATCACGATCGGTTCGATCGATTGCGAAACAGTCCGCGATCGCATTCAACCCACCATTACTTACAGTCTCAATCCTGAAACAAACGCAGACTACACCGTTGATCAGATTCAGTACGGTGGCGATGGCACGATCGCACGAGTTTGGGAACGGGGACAAGTCTTAGGGCAGATTAAACTTGGAATCCTCGGACAACATAATCTCAGTAACGCACTTGCCGCGATCGCGGTCGGGCGGTTATTGGGATTAGAGTTTGACAGTATTGCGAAAGCGATCGTACCGTTTGAGGGTGCACGTCGTCGATTCGAGCATCGGGGTGACTACAACAACATGCTGTTCATTGATGATTACGCGCATCATCCGAGTGAACTGAAGGTGACGTTAGCCGCTGCCCGATTACAGGCAGGCAAAACCAATCCCAGTCGTCGGGTCGTCGCCATCTTCCAACCCCACCGTTACAGTCGAACCCAGACTTTTTTAACGGAATTTGCGGAGTCCTTCAGCGACGCTGATGTAGTAATCCTCAGTGATATCTACAGCGCTGGTGAGCCAAATCCAGGCGACATTAGCGGGCAAACCCTTGCCAACCTGGTCGCGAAACAACATTCCAGTGTGCACTACCAACCGTCCCTCCCTGCGATGGGCGACTTCCTTTCAAAACTACTGACTCCAGGCGATCTCGTGATCTTTCTGGGCGCGGGCAATTTGAATCAGATTATCCCTGATGTGATGGCTTATCAGCAAAGTCTTGAAAAAGCTGCATCCTAA